A genomic region of Nostoc sp. UHCC 0702 contains the following coding sequences:
- a CDS encoding PEP-CTERM sorting domain-containing protein (PEP-CTERM proteins occur, often in large numbers, in the proteomes of bacteria that also encode an exosortase, a predicted intramembrane cysteine proteinase. The presence of a PEP-CTERM domain at a protein's C-terminus predicts cleavage within the sorting domain, followed by covalent anchoring to some some component of the (usually Gram-negative) cell surface. Many PEP-CTERM proteins exhibit an unusual sequence composition that includes large numbers of potential glycosylation sites. Expression of one such protein has been shown restore the ability of a bacterium to form floc, a type of biofilm.), translated as MRLGSSLLAAAGLAVATSCLKPVNAASISFTAANFTGDPLQVRYSLDDTVAGAGKVQFQVEFLTDSQYQNIGDIRGIFFNIKDNSLLSGLQVTGVSGGPITTTAYDTAGQLQSVGQANLNGDGNTQKFEFGVEIGSNGLKGGKDDFQTTTFVLSHSTAALTLDQFLGQDFGLRATSVGLLGSSRNGSSKLAGTSTPAPTPTPTPAPTPAPTPAPTPAPTPAPYYTPTPTPTPQEVPEPGAIAALGLFAAGALRIKRKNKHNNSQT; from the coding sequence AACCTGTTAATGCAGCCTCTATAAGTTTCACTGCCGCTAATTTTACAGGCGATCCGCTGCAAGTTAGATACAGTCTGGATGACACAGTAGCAGGTGCAGGAAAAGTTCAGTTTCAAGTGGAATTTTTAACTGACTCACAGTACCAAAATATTGGCGACATACGCGGAATCTTCTTCAACATTAAGGACAACTCGCTTCTATCTGGACTTCAAGTCACAGGTGTGAGCGGTGGGCCCATAACAACGACTGCGTATGATACTGCTGGACAGCTTCAAAGTGTCGGTCAAGCCAATCTCAACGGTGATGGAAATACTCAGAAATTTGAATTTGGTGTAGAAATTGGCAGCAACGGTTTAAAGGGTGGTAAAGACGACTTTCAAACAACGACCTTTGTCCTATCTCACAGTACAGCAGCCTTAACTCTCGATCAGTTTTTAGGTCAAGACTTCGGTTTGCGTGCAACGAGTGTAGGACTTCTTGGTTCTAGTCGTAATGGAAGTAGCAAACTTGCAGGTACATCAACACCCGCACCAACACCAACGCCAACACCAGCACCAACACCAGCGCCAACACCAGCACCTACACCAGCACCTACACCAGCACCTTACTATACACCTACTCCAACACCGACGCCGCAGGAAGTACCTGAGCCTGGCGCGATCGCAGCTTTAGGTTTATTTGCCGCAGGTGCTTTGAGAATTAAGAGGAAAAACAAACACAATAACTCACAAACTTAA
- the gshB gene encoding glutathione synthase yields the protein MKLAFIIDPIHQLDPCHDTSVALMEAAQSLGHEIWVTQANLLSVVESQAWAIVQQVELVPVELVEGRWVAANPWYKLSERSLISLETMDAVFMRTDPPVNDSYLYATYILDYIDQDKTLVINSPSGIRGANEKMYALQFTKAIPETIVSADKQFIRQFVEAKKATILKPLGNKAGEGILFLQSGDRNFNSIVELSTLQGRVPVMVQTYLPEAKQGDKRIILLDGEPIGALNRLSSGNDFRNNMATGGTVAQTEITPREHEICAQLSEQLREDGLIFVGIDVIGGYLTEVNVTSPTGIREIDRLNGTRLGDQVIKWVEQTLQSKNSK from the coding sequence GTGAAACTGGCTTTTATTATTGATCCTATCCATCAGCTTGACCCATGTCATGATACCAGCGTTGCTCTGATGGAAGCAGCGCAAAGCTTGGGACATGAAATTTGGGTGACTCAAGCAAATTTGCTGAGTGTAGTAGAAAGTCAGGCTTGGGCTATCGTACAGCAAGTAGAACTTGTACCAGTGGAGTTGGTGGAGGGACGCTGGGTAGCGGCAAATCCTTGGTATAAGTTAAGCGAACGCTCCTTAATTTCCCTGGAAACAATGGACGCTGTATTCATGCGGACAGATCCACCAGTCAATGATTCTTATCTTTACGCTACCTACATTTTAGATTACATCGACCAAGACAAAACCCTGGTGATTAATAGTCCCAGCGGCATCAGAGGGGCAAACGAAAAAATGTATGCCCTCCAGTTTACCAAAGCAATTCCAGAAACGATTGTGAGTGCTGATAAGCAGTTTATCCGGCAATTTGTCGAAGCTAAGAAAGCAACAATTCTCAAACCACTGGGTAACAAAGCTGGGGAAGGAATTTTATTTTTACAATCAGGCGATCGCAACTTCAACTCTATTGTCGAACTCAGTACTCTCCAAGGTCGAGTCCCAGTGATGGTGCAAACCTATTTACCAGAGGCAAAACAGGGAGATAAGCGGATTATCCTACTCGATGGTGAACCCATTGGCGCTCTCAATCGTCTTTCTAGTGGCAATGATTTTCGTAATAACATGGCAACAGGCGGCACAGTTGCTCAAACAGAAATTACCCCTAGAGAGCATGAAATCTGTGCCCAATTGTCTGAACAATTACGTGAAGACGGCTTAATTTTTGTTGGTATTGACGTGATCGGTGGCTACCTTACTGAAGTCAACGTCACTAGTCCTACT
- the grxC gene encoding glutaredoxin 3 yields MAAKVEIYTWRTCPFCIRAKNLLNNKGVEFTEYSIDGDEVARAKMAQRAKGRRSLPQIFINNSHIGGCDDIHALDSEGKLDELLASSQTV; encoded by the coding sequence ATGGCTGCTAAAGTAGAAATTTACACTTGGAGGACTTGCCCCTTTTGCATCCGTGCCAAAAATTTGCTGAACAACAAGGGTGTTGAATTTACAGAATACAGCATTGATGGAGATGAAGTTGCACGGGCTAAAATGGCTCAGAGGGCAAAGGGAAGACGCTCACTGCCCCAAATTTTTATCAATAATTCCCATATTGGTGGTTGTGATGACATCCACGCTTTAGACAGTGAAGGCAAGCTGGATGAGTTACTAGCTTCCAGCCAGACTGTGTAG